One segment of Cyprinus carpio isolate SPL01 chromosome B20, ASM1834038v1, whole genome shotgun sequence DNA contains the following:
- the LOC109051887 gene encoding protein Niban 1-like, producing the protein MGTSSSLLDENKSNYIKGQVDEKFKEFAPIYRKQYSLAYLSQIRDELEQRKEEHTQLLKQRASPEPGKVLYEENVQCFDDSRKWKDRYIVIRANYVLECYESYKRFLKGSPPLYRLMPTGGTILTTEEKYMEMINQCCPCTNNVQEDFAPTVADRSEQFPVYLRLPYRRDFYFCFRDENFQVEFISILSDCVRHQNKDFLKKKTCEVKAFLKAIQLYRQEKGQYESWDMLIGSDVRGLANLFMEDSMPFLEKELEPCLKSKRADKRRLWFATVEATYFLLQEHLFERMKTLKWECQEMVKGQDMLMRSDMDQITSSRAFLEGKLRAIVTEPATKYCTEQVQPFLPAILEEVMGPISLGFTEARDLSEGMMEQLCQDFQDADQREELRQVRTKMSKANLQSCYEKVNVLADHVQELQQTFNYCIKSLLDSTKTDLKQLMENTEYTFELLVRRALEDPSVSLSVVMQNASNRVLKQFDYDSSTVRKRILQEALINITLPSIKKHLAPSFKEELPKFEQYIFADYTNFIHVENVYEDIIQEILEKDVSMVVKEAASKKKFNLFSESRNNFSVSSLSFTPPGSAPSSPGYLNTSPRLRTPMPPSPLLDNALTANQSVTLHSSESSALNQALPIMGKIDEGENKTLLEESSDDVFVTVETSTLDTSAETKPELTTNAMEALVNSTPIITVTEAVESAGSSNLPTGGDATSSDFANKPTVVINQTQTSGSNDEPAETEDNSEEMTEDSSNDPVRIKAPIHEESTYPIAVCLSIQDAEDGDIYKEFTGKQIMDLSEKASESQSLPNLEDEPRPLDCVKEIRDLVVEVIEIEDVVQPTKDNGEKVQVQMFEEQEAVV; encoded by the exons ATGGGAACATCATCCAGTTTACTGGATGAAAACAAATCCAACTACATAAAAG GGCAAGTGGACGAAAAATTTAAGGAGTTTGCACCGATTTATAGGAAACAATATTCTTTGGCTTACCTGTCCCAGATCCGAGATGAACTTGAACAACGCAAAGAGGAGCACACACAGCTTCTTAAACAACGG GCCTCTCCAGAGCCTGGAAAGGTGTTGTATGAAGAGAATGTGCAGTGCTTTGATGACAGCAGGAAGTGGAAGGACAGATATATAGTAATCCGTGCCAATTACGTCCTGGAATGCTATGAGAGCTACAAG AGGTTTTTGAAAGGCTCACCTCCACTATACAGACTGATGCCTACAGGAGGCACCATTCTGACTACAGAAGAAAAATACATGGAAATGATTAACCAGTGCTGCCCTTGCACTAACA ATGTCCAGGAAGATTTTGCACCCACTGTGGCAGACAGGTCAGAGCAGTTCCCAGTTTATCTTAGACTTCCATACCGCAGGGATTTCTATTTCTGTTTCCGAGATGAAAACTTTCAAGTTGAATTCATCTCCATCTTATCTGACTGTGTCCGCCACCAGAACAAAG ATTTTCTCAAGAAGAAGACATGTGAGGTTAAGGCTTTCCTCAAAGCCATTCAGCTCTACAGGCAAGAGAAAGGCCAGTATGAATCATGGGATATGCTCATAGGCAGTGATGTGCGG ggtctTGCTAATCTGTTCATGGAGGACTCCATGCCCTTTCTAGAGAAAGAATTGGAGCCATGTTTGAAAAGCAAGAGGGCAGACAAGAGGAGATTGTGGTTTGCG ACGGTTGAAGCCACTTATTTCCTGCTGCAAGAGCATCTATTTGAAAGGATGAAAACACTGAAGTGGGAGTGCCAAGAGATGGTGAAAGGACAGGACATGCTCATGCGCTCTGATATGGACCAGATCACCAGCTCAAGAGCTTTCCTGGAGGGCAAACTCAGAG CCATAGTAACTGAGCCAGCAACGAAATACTGCACAGAGCAGGTGCAGCCGTTCCTGCCAGCCATCTTGGAGGAAGTGATGGGACCCATAAGCCTGGGCTTCACAGAGGCCCGGGACTTGAGCGAGGGCATGATGGAGCAGCTGTGTCAGGACTTCCAGGACGCTGACCAGAGGGAGGAGCTCCGACAGGTGAGAACAA AAATGAGCAAGGCTAATTTACAGAGCTGTTATGAGAAAGTGAATGTATTGGCTGATCACGTCCAAGAGCTACAGCAAACCTTCAACTATTGCATTAAAAGTCTGTTGGACAGCACAAAGACAGACTTAAAACAG CTGATGGAGAATACAGAGTACACCTTTGAGCTGCTTGTGCGAAGGGCTCTGGAGGATCCATCGGTCAGTCTTTCAGTGGTTATGCAAAATGCTTCAAACAGAGTTCTGAAG CAATTTGATTATGACAGCAGCACAGTGAGGAAGAGGATCTTGCAGGAGGCTTTGATCAACATCACTCTACCCAGCATCAAGAAGCACCTGGCCCCATCCTTCAAAGAG GAACTACCCAAATTTGAGCAATACATATTTGCTGATTATACAAACTTCATTCATGTGGAAAACGTGTATGAGGATATTATCCAGGAGATACTGGAAAAAGACGTCAGCATGG TGGTCAAGGAGGCAGCCAGCAAGAAGAAATTCAACTTGTTCTCAGAGAGCAGAAACAATTTCAGTGTGTCCAGCTTATCCTTCACACCCCCAGGATCCGCACCCAGCAGCCCAGGATACTTAAATACCTCCCCAAGACTGCGCACACCCATGCCGCCCTCCCCGCTCCTGGACAATGCCCTGACAGCAAACCAATCTGTGACTCTTCACTCGTCAGAAAGCAGTGCACTGAACCAAGCTCTGCCTATCATGGGAAAAATCGATGaaggagaaaacaaaacactctTAGAGGAGAGCAGTGATGATGTATTTGTCACTGTTGAAACATCAACCTTGGATACATCAGCTGAGACTAAACCAGAACTCACCACAAATGCCATGGAAGCTTTGGTCAATTCCACTCCCATTATTACGGTAACAGAAGCTGTAGAAAGTGCTGGTAGCAGCAATTTACCAACAGGAGGTGATGCAACTTCTTCAGACTTTGCTAATAAACCCACAGTAGTAATCAACCAAACCCAAACCTCTGGCTCTAATGATGAGCCTGCTGAAACCGAGGACAACAGCGAGGAAATGACAGAAGATTCGTCAAACGATCCAGTCCGGATTAAGGCACCAATACATGAAGAAAGCACATATCCGATCGCAGTTTGTTTATCTATTCAAGATGCAGAGGATGGAGATATCTACAAAGAGTTCACAGGCAAACAAATCATGGATCTTTCAGAAAAAGCCTCAGAATCCCAGTCTCTACCAAACCTAGAGGATGAGCCCAGGCCCCTGGACTGTGTGAAGGAGATCCGGGACCTGGTAGTAGAAGTTATTGAAATAGAGGACGTAGTTCAGCCCACTAAAGACAATGGAGAAAAAGTTCAAGTTCAAATGTTCGAGGAACAAGAGGCTGTAGTTTAA
- the kifap3a gene encoding kinesin-associated protein 3, translating to MQADDARYLKRKYKGGSLDVHPTEKALVVQYEVEATILGETGDPMLGERKECQKIIRLKSLNSNTDIASLARKVVEECRLISPSRLPEVEQLLFYLQNRKKSAEKKEKKQIKPRDLTPFEGIELDEEANINSIDDYVELLYEDIPEKIRGATLILHLARNPDNLEELLQNETALGALARVLREDWKQSVDLATTIIYVFFCFSSFSQFHGLITHYKIGALCMSIIEHELKRYDLWQDELQKKKKAGDDDPDNQNLKKEYEKALKKYHGLLTKQEQLLRVALYLLLNLSEDTRTELKMRNKNIVHLLVKTLDRDSEELLVLVVSFLKKLSIFLENKNDMAEIDTVEKLAKLVPCEHEDLLNVTLRLLLNLSFDTGLRSKMVQADLLPKLTSLLGDEAQRQIAMCILYHISMDDRFKSMFAYTDCIPQVMKMLFDCVEERIDAELISFCINLAANKRNAQIMCEGNGLKMLMKRALKLKDPLMMKMIRNISQHDGPSKNLFIDYVGDLAAQIGLKEEEEFVIECLGTLSNLTIPDLDWELVLKEYNLVPYLKDHLKPGSAEDDLILEVVIMIGTVSMDDSCAVMLAKSGIIPALIELLNDDEFVCQIVYVFYQMVFHQATRDVIIKETQAPAYLIDLMHDKNAEIRKVCDNTLDIIAEYDVEWGKKIQSEKFRWHNSQWLEMVENRQMDEAEPFMYGDDGEPYLQNGDILERPDLFYSADGIIPADGAISPEFFTDFQNGDLLGPQGFPSSSLTDGYGQMGVTPARPATAYGFRPDEQFYYGYTASR from the exons ATGCAAGCGGACGACGCCAGATATTTAAAACG GAAATATAAGGGTGGCAGTTTAGATGTCCACCCCACAGAGAAAGCCCTTGTTGTCCAATATGAGGTGGAAGCTACAATCCTAGGAGAGACGGGAGACCCGATGCTCGGAGAACGTAAGGAGTGCCAGAAGAT AATCCGTCTGAAAAGCCTGAATTCCAACACGGATATTGCATCTTTAGCACGGAAGGTAGTGGAGGAGTGTAGACTCATTTCCCCTTCCAGACTTCCTGAGGTGGAACAGTTATTGTTCTACCTGCAAAACCGCAAGAAATCTGCTG aaaagaaagagaagaaacagaTCAAGCCAAGAGACCTGACTCCTTTTGAAGGCATAGAG CTTGATGAGGAGGCCAACATTAATAGCATAGATGACTATGTTGAGCTTCTGTATGAGGACATCCCTGAGAAGATCAGAGGAGCTACACTCATCCTCCATTTGGCCCGTAACCCTGACAACCTGGAGGAGTTGCTGCAGAATG AGACTGCTCTGGGCGCGCTGGCCCGGGTCCTGAGGGAAGACTGGAAGCAGAGTGTCGATTTGGCAACCACCATCATCTACGTCTTCTTCTGCTTCTCCAG TTTCTCCCAGTTTCACGGCCTGATCACTCACTACAAGATCGGCGCGCTGTGCATGAGCATAATTGAGCATGAGCTGAAGCGCTATGACCTATGGCAGGACGAACTGCAGAAGAAAAAGAAGGCTG GGGACGATGACCCAGATAATCAGAACCTGAAGAAGGAGTACGAAAAAGCCCTGAAGAAGTACCATGGACTGCTAACCAAACAAGAACAGCTTTTGAGAg TTGCTCTGTACCTGCTGCTGAATCTGTCTGAAGACACTCGCACAGAGCTGAAGATGAGGAACAAGAACATTGTCCACCTTCTGGTGAAAACGTTGGACAGAGACAGTGAGGAGCTACTGGTGCTGGTGGTGTCCTTCCTCAAGAAACTCAGTATCTTCTTAGAAAATAAGAATGACATG GCTGAGATAGATACAGTAGAGAAGCTAGCAAAACTGGTGCCCTGTGAGCATGAAGATCTCCTGAATGTAACTCTTCGCCTCCTCCTTAATCTCTCCTTTGACACTGGCCTCCGCAGCAAGATGGTGCAGGCGGACCTTCTACCCAAACTCACCTCACTGCTAG gagacGAAGCGCAGAGACAGATCGCCATGTGCATTCTGTACCACATCAGTATGGACGACCGTTTCAAGTCTATGTTTGCCTACACGGATTGCATTCCACAG GTAATGAAGATGTTGTTTGACTGTGTTGAGGAGAGGATTGACGCTGAGCTCATTTCCTTCTGCATCAACCTGGCTGCCAACAAGAGGAATGCACAGATTATGTGTGAAG GCAATGGTCTGAAGATGCTGATGAAGAGAGCACTGAAGCTAAAAGATCctctgatgatgaagatgatccGAAATATATCTCAGCATGATGGACCTTCTAAAAATCTTTTCATT GATTATGTCGGTGACCTGGCGGCTCAGATCGGACTAAAGGAGGAGGAAGAGTTTGTCATTGAGTGCTTGGGAACTCTTTCCAATCTAACCATTCCTGATCTTGACTGGGAACTTGTGCTGAAGGAGTACAACCTGGTGCCTTATCTCAAAGACCACCTCAAACCAG gCTCTGCAGAGGATGACCTCATTCTGGAGGTGGTAATCATGATTGGCACTGTCTCCATGGATGACTCCTGTGCTGTAATGTTGGCCAAATCAGGCATCATTCCTGCTCTAATAGAGCTCCTGAATG ATGATGAGTTTGTCTGTCAgattgtgtatgtattttaccAAATGGTGTTTCACCAGGCCACCCGAGATGTCATCATAAAAGAAACAC AGGCTCCAGCATATCTCATTGACCTGATGCACgacaaaaatgcagaaatacgCAAAGTGTGTGACAATACATTGGACATCATTGCT gAATATGATGTGGAGTGGGGCAAGAAGATCCAGAGTGAGAAGTTCCGCTGGCATAACTCTCAGTGGCTGGAGATGGTGGAGAACCGACAGATGGATGAGGCAGAGCCTTTCATGTATGGAGACGATGGAGAACCTTATCTCCAAAATGGTGACATCCTGGAACGGCCAGACCTCTTCTACAGCGCAG ATGGAATAATCCCAGCAGATGGTGCCATTAGTCCAGAGTTCTTCACAGACTTCCAGAATGGAGACCTGTTAGGACCACAGGGTTTCCCCAGCAG TTCTTTGACAGACGGATACGGACAGATGGGTGTGACTCCAGCACGTCCTGCCACGGCTTATGGCTTTCGGCCTGATGAGCAGTTTTATTACGGTTACACAGCATCACGGTAG